A portion of the Sus scrofa isolate TJ Tabasco breed Duroc chromosome 5, Sscrofa11.1, whole genome shotgun sequence genome contains these proteins:
- the DPPA3 gene encoding developmental pluripotency-associated protein 3 translates to MDSSDVNPTRTQDSQMFVEENSQETPAASQPVYDVLIQNLSNLTLNPRTKFLSIKSENRPQPTIRRLGEGIPPQPTGRRLGEGIIPRRKGVRTLLSVRRERMEWMIRYFKNRYGKTQTKSGEQRFRCTCTYCLYNRDPAEDNYENNYDSN, encoded by the exons ATGGATTCATCGGATGTTAATCCAACCCGGACTCAGGATTCTCAAATGTTCGTTGAGGAAAATTCCCAGGAAACGCCGG CTGCTTCTCAACCTGTCTATGATGTGTTAATACAGAACCTCAGTAACTTGACTCTCAACCCAAGGACAAAATTTCTATCCATAAAATCAGAAAATCGACCTCAACCGACTATCCGGAGGCTTGGTGAAGGCATCCCACCTCAACCAACTGGCCGGAGACTTGGTGAAGGCATCATTCCTAGGAGGAAAGGGGTGAGGACGTTGTTAAGTGTTCGGAGAGAAAGGATGGAATGGATGATTCGGTATTTCAAAAACCGCTATGGCAAAACTCAG ACAAAATCAGGAGAGCAGCGATTTCGGTGCACCTGTACTTATTGCCTGTATAATAGAGATCCTGCTGAggataattatgaaaataattacgACAGTAATTAG
- the NANOGNB gene encoding NANOG neighbor homeobox, translating into MYLCQQGLKAGDNLTKSKSWNLAAQKPPALPCDSEQSHRIHDKDEREEKKCREKRRGEEKEEDIEEKLKKTREKDKKAKKAGGKKNKEPYLQKRLVSKPLMDTLWTTFKLNKCLTRRKSLLLAFEFSMTERQINQWFFKKRKKYNREMDKQKYKKVQKR; encoded by the exons ATGTACCTGTGTCAACAAGGGCTGAAAGCTGGTGACAACCTCACAAAATCCAAAAGTTGGA ATCTTGCTGCACAAAAACCACCAGCTCTGCCTTGTGATTCAGAGCAATCACATAGGATTCATGATAAAgatgagagggaagagaaaaaatgcagagaaaaaagaagaggagaagaaaaggaagaggacatagaagagaaactgaaaaagacacgagagaaagataaaaaagctaaaaaagcggggggaaagaaaaataaggaaccaTATCTTCAGAAAAGATTAGTCAGCAAACCACTCATGGACACTCTTTGGACAACCTTTAAATTAAACAAATGCCTCACAAGAAGAAAGAGTCTATTACTGGCATTTGAATTTAGCATGACAGAAAGACAG ATAAATCAATGgttttttaagaagaggaagaaatacaatAGGGAAATGGACaagcaaaaatataagaaagtacaGAAGAGGTAA